One Acanthopagrus latus isolate v.2019 chromosome 12, fAcaLat1.1, whole genome shotgun sequence genomic region harbors:
- the LOC119030029 gene encoding ras-related protein Rab-27B-like, producing MTDGDYDYLIKLLALGDSGVGKTTFLYRYTDNKFNPKFITTVGIDFREKRVVYTASSPNGTTAGKTFKVHLQLWDTAGQERFRSLTTAFFRDAMGFLLMFDLTSQQSFLNVRNWMSQLQANAYCENPDIVLVGNKADLADQREVQEKQAKELADKYGIPYFETSAATGAEVDKAVITLLDLVMKRMEQCVDKPPAEPANGNGATKLDDALPSEKKCAC from the exons ATGACTGATGGGGATTATGACTACCTTATAAAGCTCCTTGCCCTGGGGGACTCCGGCGTGGGGAAGACCACCTTCCTGTACCGATACACAGACAACAAGTTCAACCCCAAGTTCATCACCACAGTCGGCATCGACTTCAGGGAAAAGAGAGTG GTGTACACAGCATCCAGCCCCAATGGGACGACCGCAGGGAAAACCTTCAAGGTTCACCTTCAGCTCTGGGACACAGCTGGACAGGAGAG GTTCCGCAGCCTGACGACGGCGTTCTTCAGGGACGCCATGGGGTTCCTGCTGATGTTTGATCTCACCAGCCAGCAGAGCTTCCTCAACGTTAGAAACTGGATGA GCCAGCTACAGGCAAACGCCTACTGTGAGAATCCAGACATCGTGTTGGTAGGAAACAAGGCGGACCTGGCCGACCAGCGGGAGGTTCAGGAGAAGCAGGCCAAGGAGCTGGCTGATAAATACGG AATCCCGTACTTTGAGACAAGCGCAGCGACTGGAGCAGAGGTGGACAAGGCGGTGATCACGCTGCTGGACCTGGTCATGAAGCGGATGGAGCAGTGCGTCGACAAACCGCCCGCCGAGCCGGCTAATGGCAACGGGGCCACGAAGCTGGATGACGCGCTGCCCAGTGAGAAGAAATGTGCATGCTAG